A region from the Chloroflexota bacterium genome encodes:
- a CDS encoding circularly permuted type 2 ATP-grasp protein encodes MDFSNYNLAPGIFDEMFLHAGEPREGSRPLYEALTALSQEELGGIQERVTHSFSTEGITFTVYGDEEAEERIIPVDCVPRIIAAAEWEFLERGLVQRVTTLNRFLSDVYGEGRIVRDGVIPVDVVRGCPQYRVEMRGMEPPLGVWVAVCGTDMVRTNDGFFVLEDNLRVPSGVSYMIANRKAVKAGLRRVYRSSRVRDVEHYGRLLRETLRELAPRGQSDPSLVLLTPGIYNSAFYEHMFLAGELGAQLVEGRDLVVNDGFVYTRTTSGLRRVDVIYRRVDDDFLDPLVFRPDSLLGVPGLMHAYRLGNVTLANAPGTGVADDKSVYAYVPDMVRYYLGEEPLLQNVETTLCRRPEGLEYTLDNLDKLVVKRVGGSGGYGMLVGPHASKAEREAYAEEMRANPADFISQPTLALSRAPCLIDGRFEPRHVDLRPFMLTGRETRTVPGAFCRVALREGSLVVNSSQGGGGKDLWVLED; translated from the coding sequence ATGGACTTCTCCAACTACAACCTGGCCCCGGGCATCTTCGATGAGATGTTCCTGCACGCCGGCGAGCCGAGAGAGGGCTCCCGGCCGCTGTACGAGGCGCTGACGGCGCTTTCGCAGGAGGAGCTGGGCGGGATACAGGAGCGGGTGACGCACTCATTCTCGACGGAGGGGATAACCTTCACGGTTTACGGCGACGAGGAGGCGGAGGAGCGCATCATCCCCGTCGACTGCGTGCCTCGCATCATCGCCGCCGCCGAGTGGGAGTTTCTCGAGCGGGGGCTGGTGCAACGGGTGACGACGCTGAACCGCTTCCTGAGCGACGTGTACGGCGAAGGACGCATCGTGCGGGACGGCGTCATACCCGTCGACGTGGTGCGCGGGTGCCCGCAGTACCGCGTCGAGATGCGGGGCATGGAGCCGCCGCTGGGCGTGTGGGTGGCCGTCTGCGGCACCGACATGGTCCGCACCAACGACGGCTTCTTCGTGCTGGAGGACAACCTGCGGGTGCCTTCCGGCGTGTCGTACATGATCGCGAACCGGAAGGCGGTGAAGGCGGGACTTCGACGGGTGTACCGGAGCTCGCGGGTGCGGGATGTTGAGCACTACGGACGGCTCCTGCGGGAGACGCTGCGGGAGCTTGCGCCGCGGGGGCAGTCTGACCCGTCGCTGGTGCTGCTGACGCCGGGGATCTACAACTCGGCGTTCTACGAGCACATGTTCCTTGCGGGCGAGCTGGGCGCGCAGCTTGTCGAGGGGCGCGACCTTGTGGTCAACGACGGCTTTGTGTACACGCGGACGACTTCGGGGCTGCGGCGTGTCGACGTCATCTACCGGCGCGTGGACGACGACTTCCTGGACCCGCTTGTGTTCAGGCCGGACTCGCTGCTGGGCGTGCCGGGGCTGATGCACGCGTACCGGCTGGGCAACGTGACGCTGGCAAACGCGCCGGGAACGGGCGTCGCGGACGACAAGAGCGTCTATGCGTACGTGCCGGACATGGTGCGCTACTACCTGGGCGAGGAGCCGCTGCTGCAAAACGTCGAGACGACACTCTGCCGACGGCCCGAAGGGCTGGAGTACACACTGGACAACCTGGACAAGCTGGTGGTGAAACGCGTCGGCGGGTCGGGTGGGTACGGGATGCTCGTCGGGCCACACGCGTCGAAGGCGGAGCGGGAGGCGTACGCGGAGGAGATGCGGGCCAACCCGGCAGACTTCATCTCGCAGCCGACGCTGGCGCTGTCGCGGGCGCCGTGCCTGATCGACGGGCGCTTCGAGCCGCGGCACGTCGACTTGCGGCCGTTCATGCTGACGGGGCGCGAGACGCGGACGGTGCCGGGGGCGTTCTGCCGCGTCGCGCTGCGTGAGGGCAGCCTTGTCGTGAACAGCAGTCAGGGCGGCGGGGGCAAGGACCTGTGGGTGCTGGAGGACTGA
- a CDS encoding MoxR family ATPase, protein MTTSPGANVDAVAAAAQRLHTQIQRVMVGKRDATELLLVAVLCNGHVLIEDVPGIGKTMLARTMARSLGCTFRRVQFTPDLLPSDITGSHIFDQRTAEFTFRPGPVFTQVLLADEINRATPRTQSALLEAMEERQVTAEGDSLSLPKPFLVLATQNPVELEGTFPLPEAQLDRFLLRVRMGYPTESEDALILDRFMRDNPIEDIEPVVSDTDLIALQSACREVVVEPDVRDYISRMTQATRVHPEVELGASPRAMLGLLHASQARAAVNGRGYVIPDDVKALAPSVFEHRISPQAQTNLRGDSAAAVLAEIIESVPTPVEHEAAGVHSGD, encoded by the coding sequence GTGACAACAAGCCCCGGCGCAAACGTGGACGCCGTCGCGGCGGCGGCCCAGCGCCTGCACACCCAGATTCAGAGAGTGATGGTCGGCAAGCGGGACGCCACAGAGCTCCTGCTTGTCGCCGTCCTCTGCAACGGGCACGTCCTTATCGAGGACGTGCCCGGCATCGGCAAGACGATGTTGGCCCGCACTATGGCCCGCTCGTTGGGGTGCACCTTCCGCCGTGTGCAGTTCACGCCGGACCTGCTCCCCTCGGACATCACCGGCTCCCACATCTTCGACCAGCGTACCGCCGAGTTCACCTTCCGTCCCGGCCCCGTCTTCACGCAGGTGTTGTTGGCGGACGAGATCAACCGCGCCACGCCCCGCACCCAGTCCGCGCTGCTGGAGGCCATGGAAGAGAGACAGGTGACGGCGGAGGGCGATTCCCTCTCTCTTCCCAAGCCCTTCCTCGTGCTGGCCACGCAGAACCCCGTCGAACTCGAAGGCACATTCCCCCTGCCCGAGGCCCAGCTCGACCGCTTCCTCCTCCGCGTCCGCATGGGCTACCCCACCGAGTCGGAGGACGCCCTGATCCTCGACCGCTTCATGCGCGACAACCCCATCGAGGACATTGAGCCGGTCGTCTCGGACACCGACCTCATCGCCCTGCAGTCCGCCTGCCGCGAGGTCGTCGTTGAACCCGACGTTCGCGACTACATCAGCCGCATGACGCAGGCCACCCGCGTTCACCCCGAGGTCGAGCTTGGCGCAAGCCCGCGCGCCATGCTTGGCCTGCTCCACGCCTCCCAGGCGCGCGCTGCGGTCAACGGCCGCGGCTACGTCATCCCGGACGACGTCAAGGCGCTGGCGCCCTCCGTATTCGAGCACCGCATCAGCCCGCAGGCGCAGACCAACCTGCGCGGCGACTCGGCCGCCGCGGTGCTCGCTGAGATCATTGAGTCAGTCCCAACGCCGGTGGAGCACGAAGCAGCCGGCGTCCACTCGGGAGACTGA
- a CDS encoding ferritin-like domain-containing protein → MDSKAFVAELVGMVEDFCRTLDDAPPAYSYIPLSTDDQRVHVMKSRLFNEQRAADLYGSWLRTTPEFDVKLLMAESAHEEMEHAEILSGRIRDLGHDPFDYRPLPAQMAMFNAIEGLSDTCQRIAGFALAGESVATYLIMKSLDADSVPDWIKAPYRRIAEDEVGHGSAPRQVLIDHATTPERQDAARRAVAMRLVLFREYLASLDRWVLGDGPW, encoded by the coding sequence GTGGACTCGAAGGCCTTCGTCGCGGAGCTCGTCGGCATGGTGGAAGATTTCTGCCGCACCTTGGACGACGCTCCGCCCGCATACAGCTACATCCCCCTGTCGACCGACGACCAGCGCGTCCACGTCATGAAGAGCCGCCTCTTCAACGAGCAGCGCGCCGCCGACCTCTATGGCTCATGGCTCCGCACGACGCCCGAATTTGACGTGAAATTGCTGATGGCCGAGTCCGCCCACGAGGAGATGGAACACGCGGAAATCCTGTCTGGACGCATCCGGGACCTCGGCCACGACCCCTTCGACTACCGTCCGCTGCCCGCGCAGATGGCGATGTTCAACGCCATCGAGGGGCTGAGCGACACCTGCCAGCGCATCGCCGGGTTCGCCCTCGCGGGCGAGTCCGTGGCGACGTACCTCATCATGAAGTCCCTGGACGCCGACTCCGTCCCGGACTGGATCAAAGCCCCCTACCGCCGCATCGCCGAGGATGAGGTGGGCCACGGCAGCGCCCCCCGGCAGGTCCTCATAGACCACGCCACCACGCCCGAGCGGCAGGACGCCGCCCGCCGCGCCGTCGCCATGCGCCTCGTCCTCTTTCGCGAGTACCTCGCCAGCCTCGACCGGTGGGTGCTCGGCGACGGCCCGTGGTAA
- the hflC gene encoding protease modulator HflC, translating into MKAGILYGFIAFVAAALIIISQSFFIVDATEYAIVTQFGEFQRSYTSPGLKTKLPLIQNAVKFDNRLQRFDIPPANFITLDKKNLVIDAYARYRITDPLLFLQNLFNLEAAGPKVGDIVTSELKKEVASDNQSDIISETREQVMNRVLIASQKIADTSGESGRGLGVEIVDVRIKRADFPLSIAESVFARMNAERRRVANQERAEGERTKLEIQSRADRDVAEILANAGREALEIRGAAEGQSIQIFAEALQQDPEFYTFLRSLEAYEKILSGNDTIVLDSEAALFRFLAAARGE; encoded by the coding sequence ATGAAGGCAGGAATCCTCTACGGGTTCATAGCGTTTGTCGCGGCGGCGCTCATAATCATCTCGCAGAGCTTCTTCATCGTCGACGCGACCGAGTACGCCATTGTCACCCAGTTCGGTGAGTTCCAGCGGAGCTACACCAGCCCGGGGCTCAAGACCAAGCTGCCCTTGATCCAGAACGCCGTCAAGTTCGACAACCGGCTCCAGCGTTTCGACATCCCGCCGGCCAACTTCATCACGCTGGACAAGAAGAACCTCGTCATTGACGCGTACGCGCGTTACCGGATCACGGACCCGCTGCTCTTCCTCCAAAATCTCTTCAACCTCGAAGCCGCCGGGCCCAAGGTCGGCGACATCGTTACCTCCGAGTTGAAGAAGGAAGTCGCCAGCGACAACCAGTCTGACATCATCTCGGAGACCCGCGAGCAGGTCATGAATCGGGTGCTCATCGCGTCCCAGAAGATCGCCGACACCAGCGGCGAGAGCGGTCGGGGCCTCGGCGTCGAGATCGTCGACGTGCGCATCAAGCGCGCCGACTTCCCCCTGTCCATCGCCGAGTCCGTCTTCGCCCGCATGAACGCCGAGCGGAGAAGGGTCGCCAACCAGGAGCGCGCCGAAGGCGAACGCACCAAGCTCGAGATCCAATCGAGAGCCGATCGTGACGTGGCGGAGATCCTCGCGAATGCCGGGCGTGAGGCGCTTGAGATTCGCGGTGCTGCGGAGGGTCAGTCCATTCAGATTTTCGCGGAAGCCCTTCAGCAGGACCCCGAGTTCTACACCTTCCTCCGGAGTCTTGAGGCCTATGAGAAGATCCTGAGCGGAAACGACACCATCGTCCTGGACTCTGAAGCCGCACTGTTCCGGTTCTTGGCCGCGGCGCGGGGAGAATAG
- a CDS encoding DUF4129 domain-containing protein: MNRLYATLLVMAELLWSYSVIVALTEWGWIGWERPPVSLPAATLLAAAALIPTLLPDDSESVFVRFRGLFLPLQVLLLAFVVRTQTADGYALLDPEWFNALWAGPQLFLGAVAYGTFLLWRAGTCTSPLPVPERLHTRFLFGLAVFFFALLFAFFADNEFDSRSPLLSLGIYGVTYFGVGMAAIAIANLRDIRREMVRRSDTGLPSLREWMAVPLATIVGMLFTSLVFSAFFSFDLARLLLIPLEYIARGIAIAILYGIIFPLSFLAGGLTWLLQRLVGTNMEEEQNGDAAQLTDDPLLVEQGERVLFSDAALLALQWAAGILAALVVIFILARVLNRFRRNRDDDGEEEVSESLGAWSYFKQDLSMFLAWLMGLFRRKERPAPVEEYTPVAVTGDTGGLRRDFTIREIYQGLLWEGRTVGRPRRNAETPFEYGTRIHPLDTTEEHALEDITQAYVEARYGSEDPSPDRLRWLNRQWLRLRAALTRE, translated from the coding sequence ATGAACCGCCTCTACGCCACCCTGCTTGTCATGGCCGAGCTCCTCTGGAGCTACTCCGTCATCGTAGCGCTGACCGAGTGGGGCTGGATCGGATGGGAGCGCCCGCCCGTCTCCCTCCCCGCCGCCACACTCCTTGCCGCGGCCGCGCTTATACCGACGCTCTTGCCAGACGACAGCGAGTCTGTGTTCGTACGCTTTCGCGGGCTGTTCCTTCCGCTGCAGGTGCTCCTCCTCGCATTTGTCGTCCGCACCCAGACCGCCGATGGCTACGCCCTGCTGGACCCCGAATGGTTCAACGCCCTCTGGGCTGGCCCGCAGCTCTTCCTCGGCGCCGTCGCCTACGGCACATTCCTCCTCTGGCGCGCCGGGACATGCACGTCGCCCTTGCCCGTGCCGGAACGGCTGCACACCCGCTTCCTCTTCGGACTTGCCGTATTCTTCTTCGCGCTGCTCTTCGCCTTCTTCGCGGACAATGAGTTCGACAGCCGGAGCCCGCTCCTCTCGCTGGGCATCTACGGCGTCACCTACTTCGGCGTCGGCATGGCCGCCATCGCCATCGCCAACCTCCGCGACATCCGCCGCGAGATGGTGCGCCGCTCCGACACCGGCCTGCCGTCTCTCCGAGAGTGGATGGCAGTGCCCCTCGCGACGATCGTCGGCATGCTCTTCACGTCGCTGGTCTTCTCGGCCTTCTTCTCATTCGACCTCGCCCGGCTGCTGCTCATTCCGCTGGAGTACATCGCGAGGGGCATCGCAATCGCCATCCTCTACGGCATCATCTTCCCCCTGAGCTTCCTCGCGGGCGGGCTCACGTGGCTCCTGCAGCGGCTCGTTGGAACGAACATGGAGGAGGAGCAGAACGGAGACGCCGCCCAGCTCACGGACGACCCCCTCCTGGTGGAGCAGGGCGAACGCGTACTCTTCTCCGACGCCGCATTGCTCGCGCTGCAATGGGCCGCCGGCATCCTCGCCGCCCTCGTCGTCATCTTCATCCTCGCTAGGGTGCTCAACCGCTTCCGTCGCAACCGCGATGACGACGGCGAAGAGGAGGTCAGCGAGTCCCTCGGCGCGTGGAGCTATTTCAAGCAGGACCTCAGCATGTTCCTGGCGTGGCTGATGGGGCTATTCCGAAGGAAGGAGAGGCCCGCGCCCGTCGAGGAGTACACGCCCGTCGCTGTCACCGGCGACACCGGCGGCCTCCGTCGCGACTTCACCATCCGGGAGATCTACCAGGGCCTCCTCTGGGAGGGCCGCACCGTAGGCCGCCCCCGCCGCAACGCCGAGACCCCTTTCGAGTACGGCACACGCATCCACCCCCTCGACACCACGGAGGAGCACGCCCTGGAAGACATCACCCAAGCCTACGTCGAAGCCCGCTACGGCAGCGAAGACCCCTCCCCCGACCGCCTCCGCTGGCTAAACCGCCAATGGCTCCGCCTCCGCGCCGCCCTAACGCGCGAGTGA
- the hflK gene encoding FtsH protease activity modulator HflK, giving the protein MQRPGGGSGEEWERLFRQGRERFSDWSSRFGGGGSGGIGGVGGGMRATFLIGAILIALLIWLGTGFYTVDPDEQALVRVFGRVTNVAGQGLHWRPPTPIARHDTVKVTQVRRMEVGFRTLPDNTVRTDAVEALMITGDENIVDVEMVVLYRISSISDYILKVRDPGDPDRAIGDRPDGRTLKDVAEVALRGVIGQRPIDDVLTAERAVIETEVKDGMTGLLNDYASGILIEQVQLQTVKAPEQVQAAFDDVVSAKEDKERLGNEAQAYAADIVPRAEGNAERILNEARAFEAQRINDARGRAAEFLAILQEYAQAEDVTRERLYLEAMERILPGVKKFIIDNDTGGDLLQFLPLDSLQQQPQQQSAGGGPQQ; this is encoded by the coding sequence ATGCAACGTCCCGGCGGAGGCTCAGGAGAAGAGTGGGAACGCCTCTTTAGACAGGGGCGGGAACGTTTCAGCGATTGGTCGTCGCGCTTCGGTGGCGGCGGCAGTGGTGGGATCGGCGGAGTCGGCGGCGGTATGCGCGCCACGTTTCTGATCGGCGCGATCCTCATCGCCCTGTTGATCTGGCTCGGCACCGGCTTCTACACCGTGGACCCCGACGAGCAGGCCCTCGTGCGCGTCTTCGGAAGGGTCACCAACGTCGCCGGCCAGGGGCTGCACTGGCGCCCGCCGACGCCTATCGCTCGGCACGATACCGTCAAGGTAACCCAGGTCCGGCGCATGGAGGTCGGCTTCCGCACCTTGCCCGACAACACCGTCCGCACCGACGCCGTGGAAGCATTGATGATCACCGGCGACGAGAACATCGTCGACGTGGAGATGGTCGTCCTCTACCGCATCTCCAGCATCAGCGACTACATCCTGAAGGTGCGCGACCCCGGCGACCCGGATCGCGCCATCGGCGACAGGCCTGACGGGCGCACGTTGAAGGACGTCGCAGAGGTCGCCCTCCGCGGCGTCATCGGTCAGCGGCCCATCGACGACGTGCTGACCGCGGAACGTGCCGTCATCGAGACTGAGGTCAAGGACGGTATGACCGGGCTGCTCAACGATTACGCGTCCGGCATCCTCATTGAACAGGTGCAGTTGCAGACGGTGAAGGCGCCGGAGCAGGTGCAGGCCGCGTTTGACGACGTGGTCAGCGCCAAGGAGGACAAGGAGCGGCTCGGAAACGAGGCACAGGCCTACGCCGCGGACATCGTCCCCCGTGCCGAGGGTAACGCCGAGCGCATCCTGAATGAGGCCCGCGCCTTTGAGGCCCAGCGCATCAACGACGCCCGCGGCCGCGCCGCCGAGTTCCTCGCCATCCTCCAGGAATACGCGCAGGCTGAGGACGTCACCCGGGAGCGCCTCTACTTGGAGGCGATGGAACGCATCTTGCCCGGCGTGAAGAAGTTCATCATTGACAACGATACAGGCGGGGACCTCCTCCAATTCTTGCCTCTGGATTCGCTGCAACAGCAGCCACAGCAACAGTCGGCGGGAGGGGGGCCACAGCAATGA
- a CDS encoding His/Gly/Thr/Pro-type tRNA ligase C-terminal domain-containing protein has protein sequence LRARLGGPAAPVAARPASDLRQAGFRAVLAQPGRSLRGQMRHASALGARYTLVLGDAEVAAGTVQVKAMDSGEQRETPLTEAALLIRGA, from the coding sequence CGCTGCGCGCCCGCCTCGGGGGGCCCGCGGCGCCCGTCGCCGCCCGCCCCGCGTCGGACCTGCGGCAGGCCGGCTTCCGCGCCGTCCTCGCGCAGCCGGGCCGCAGCTTGCGGGGGCAGATGCGCCACGCATCGGCCCTTGGCGCCCGTTACACCCTCGTCCTCGGCGACGCCGAGGTGGCGGCGGGCACAGTCCAGGTCAAGGCTATGGACAGCGGTGAACAGCGAGAGACGCCCCTTACCGAGGCTGCGTTGTTGATCAGAGGAGCGTAG
- a CDS encoding DUF58 domain-containing protein: MVGEGWLLITLTLLIISLITAQVPLLLLTTLVFLSGLLVRVWSHFALARVSHEQRLSHEHAFFGETVEVDVTVSNRKMLPLPVVQVTLEAPDELRVLRGSVTPAAGNPFRINLTSFLAVGWYRRVTRRYLVECNKRGYYTFGPSTMSVRDPFGFTSRDSDFPATSRLVVYPRVLPLRALGLPSTEILGERRVKRQLFEDPLRIVTSREYVPGDPLNRINWRSTARQGSLQTRVLESTSTPNVAVFLDVNTMESRFQAPSEPLLESAVSVAASIASHAITSRFEVGVYVNEAYRGTREMIRFAPSRNPGHLTRVLTGLAHPQGWPLHSMDRILSREGRSIPWTASILVVTAVPTPALLGTLRRFTRAGRRVALALVGSGAVRAVPSDIPTFVVPQAALQGHAATLEVVTQ; encoded by the coding sequence ATGGTCGGTGAGGGCTGGCTCCTCATCACCCTGACGCTCCTCATCATCTCCCTGATAACGGCTCAGGTGCCCCTCCTGCTGCTTACAACCCTCGTCTTCCTCTCGGGCCTGCTCGTCCGCGTGTGGAGCCACTTCGCCCTCGCCCGCGTCTCCCACGAGCAGCGCCTCAGCCACGAGCACGCCTTCTTCGGCGAGACCGTGGAAGTCGACGTCACCGTCTCCAACCGGAAGATGCTCCCCCTGCCCGTGGTGCAGGTGACCCTGGAGGCCCCCGACGAGCTCCGCGTGCTGCGCGGCTCCGTGACGCCCGCCGCCGGCAACCCCTTCCGCATCAACCTGACCAGCTTCCTCGCCGTCGGCTGGTACCGGCGCGTAACCCGGCGCTATCTCGTCGAGTGCAACAAGCGCGGCTACTACACCTTCGGCCCGTCCACCATGTCCGTGCGCGACCCATTCGGCTTCACGAGCCGCGATTCCGACTTCCCCGCCACGTCGCGTCTCGTCGTCTATCCGCGTGTGCTGCCCCTCCGGGCACTCGGCCTGCCATCAACCGAGATCCTCGGCGAGCGCCGTGTGAAGCGGCAGCTATTCGAGGACCCTCTGCGCATTGTGACAAGCCGCGAGTACGTCCCCGGCGACCCGCTCAACCGCATAAACTGGCGCTCCACGGCCCGGCAGGGCAGCCTCCAGACCCGCGTGCTCGAGAGCACCTCGACGCCCAACGTGGCCGTATTCCTCGACGTCAACACCATGGAGTCACGCTTTCAGGCGCCGTCGGAGCCGCTGCTGGAATCGGCCGTGTCCGTCGCAGCCTCCATCGCCAGCCACGCCATTACCTCGCGCTTCGAGGTCGGCGTCTACGTCAACGAGGCCTACCGAGGTACTAGGGAAATGATCCGCTTCGCGCCGTCGAGAAACCCGGGCCATCTGACCCGCGTCCTCACGGGCCTTGCCCACCCGCAGGGTTGGCCCCTCCACTCCATGGACCGAATTCTATCGAGGGAGGGCCGCTCCATTCCGTGGACGGCCAGCATCCTCGTCGTTACCGCCGTCCCGACGCCGGCCCTCTTGGGCACCCTCCGCCGCTTCACGCGAGCTGGACGCCGCGTCGCCCTCGCTCTCGTCGGCTCAGGAGCCGTCCGCGCCGTACCCAGCGACATCCCAACCTTCGTGGTCCCGCAGGCCGCTCTGCAGGGGCACGCCGCAACGCTGGAGGTGGTGACGCAATGA
- a CDS encoding transglutaminase family protein, with amino-acid sequence MSLPVRYEIEHISRYRYEWPVRNCIMSVCLNPQNDERQQLLRFDLTTDPAAPHNAELDPFGNTKHVLHIHREHTSLVITAHSIVVTLPGETPPETLDSSAWDEIRAASESFADWDYTHPTTLTQSTPALADFARSNGLEGPGGDPLSALRALMSAIHGSFRYVPGSTSVGSPIDQVLESGEGVCQDYAHVMLAVARTWGVASRYVSGYVDVSDYADIDETRPGATHAWVECKLPGLGWVGFDPTNRCLADHRHIRIGAGRDYQDVAPTRGVLQGGGAMELDVEVRVRHLP; translated from the coding sequence ATGAGCCTGCCTGTTCGCTACGAGATTGAGCACATCTCGCGCTACCGGTACGAGTGGCCGGTGCGCAACTGCATCATGTCCGTGTGCCTGAACCCGCAGAACGACGAGAGGCAACAACTGCTGCGGTTCGATCTGACCACGGACCCGGCTGCGCCGCACAACGCAGAGCTGGACCCGTTCGGCAACACAAAGCACGTGCTGCACATCCACCGCGAGCATACGAGCCTCGTCATCACGGCGCACTCCATCGTAGTGACGCTGCCCGGCGAGACGCCCCCGGAGACGCTGGACAGCAGCGCGTGGGACGAGATCCGAGCGGCCTCGGAGTCATTCGCCGACTGGGACTACACGCACCCGACGACGCTGACGCAGTCGACGCCGGCGCTGGCGGACTTCGCTCGGTCGAACGGGCTTGAGGGGCCGGGCGGCGACCCGCTGTCGGCGCTGCGGGCGTTGATGTCGGCGATACACGGGAGCTTCAGGTACGTGCCGGGCAGCACGTCGGTGGGATCGCCAATCGACCAGGTACTGGAGTCGGGCGAGGGCGTGTGCCAGGACTACGCGCACGTCATGCTGGCCGTCGCGCGGACGTGGGGCGTGGCGTCGCGGTACGTGTCGGGGTACGTTGACGTGTCCGACTACGCGGACATTGACGAGACGCGGCCGGGGGCGACGCACGCGTGGGTGGAGTGCAAGCTACCGGGGCTCGGCTGGGTGGGCTTCGACCCGACGAACCGGTGCCTGGCGGACCACCGGCACATACGCATCGGGGCGGGCCGCGACTACCAGGACGTTGCGCCCACGCGAGGGGTGCTGCAGGGGGGCGGCGCGATGGAGCTGGACGTCGAGGTACGGGTGCGGCATCTGCCGTGA
- a CDS encoding alpha-E domain-containing protein codes for MILVRSAQGLYWMSRYLARAEHLCRMMALQMEAMVDRPFREVHFGWSRIYGTMERTPPWGDIGVLESDEGLLFDSYTLAEDLTFERMHPESVWSCCAGGRENARQMRQCITGEMWLGLTLPYLRLQRMGIRDIWRTSPETFYNETAGAISAFSGAAADTMYRDENWSFIRLGRAIEKAQLTTSLFLTQLQLSRLADDSFDGDWETLLRLYHAFDAYVVRYAVQVEPGQVLDLLSTDSHLPNSLSRMLGHVEEALESLGPGPNAAASEDLRRLAGRVSALVKYEWDGHHNPEPLLNEAYQHCRDLHDLVSATYFDYRIQDAPVR; via the coding sequence ATGATACTGGTGAGGAGCGCGCAGGGCCTGTACTGGATGAGCCGCTACCTGGCGCGGGCGGAGCACCTGTGCCGCATGATGGCGCTGCAGATGGAGGCGATGGTTGACCGGCCATTCCGCGAGGTGCACTTCGGGTGGAGCCGCATCTACGGCACGATGGAGCGGACGCCGCCGTGGGGCGACATCGGCGTGCTGGAGTCGGACGAGGGGCTGCTGTTCGACTCGTACACACTGGCGGAGGACCTGACGTTCGAGCGGATGCACCCGGAGTCGGTGTGGAGCTGCTGCGCGGGGGGGCGGGAGAACGCGCGGCAGATGCGGCAGTGCATCACCGGCGAGATGTGGCTGGGACTGACCCTGCCGTATTTGCGTTTACAGAGAATGGGCATACGGGACATCTGGCGGACGTCGCCGGAGACGTTCTACAACGAGACGGCGGGCGCAATCTCGGCGTTTAGCGGGGCAGCCGCGGACACGATGTACCGCGACGAGAACTGGTCCTTCATCCGCCTTGGCCGGGCCATCGAGAAGGCGCAGCTGACGACGTCACTGTTCCTCACGCAACTGCAGCTTTCACGGCTGGCAGACGATTCCTTTGACGGGGACTGGGAGACGCTGCTGCGGCTGTACCACGCGTTCGACGCGTACGTCGTGCGGTATGCCGTGCAGGTGGAACCGGGACAGGTGCTGGACCTGCTGTCGACGGACAGCCATCTGCCGAACTCGCTAAGCCGCATGCTGGGCCACGTGGAGGAGGCGCTGGAATCGCTGGGGCCGGGGCCGAACGCGGCCGCGAGCGAGGACCTGAGGCGGCTGGCGGGACGGGTCTCGGCGTTGGTGAAGTACGAGTGGGACGGGCATCACAATCCGGAGCCGCTGTTGAACGAGGCATACCAGCACTGCCGCGACTTGCACGACCTGGTGTCCGCGACGTACTTCGACTACCGCATTCAAGACGCTCCGGTACGGTGA
- a CDS encoding aspartyl protease family protein: MSDVNGVNSVAVEALVDTGATYSVIPAGALRELGIAPTRTITFELADQSEVSYGVGNAMFTAMGVSGVAPVAFGDDDAEPIMGAVTLEALMLMVDPIAQELVPRLRARLY; this comes from the coding sequence GTGTCTGACGTGAACGGGGTCAACAGCGTTGCTGTGGAGGCCCTCGTCGATACCGGGGCGACGTATTCCGTGATTCCGGCCGGCGCACTGCGGGAACTGGGGATAGCGCCGACCCGTACCATCACATTTGAACTTGCTGACCAGAGCGAGGTCTCTTATGGCGTTGGGAACGCCATGTTTACGGCCATGGGCGTTTCCGGCGTTGCGCCGGTGGCCTTCGGCGATGACGATGCCGAACCGATTATGGGGGCCGTCACACTTGAGGCGCTGATGCTGATGGTAGACCCGATAGCACAAGAGCTTGTCCCCAGGTTGCGCGCCAGGTTGTACTAG